The following proteins are co-located in the Candidatus Accumulibacter cognatus genome:
- a CDS encoding PIN domain-containing protein has translation MTAVFVDTNIVVYAYANDPLKSSVAEAIVSATPVLSTQVINEFLNVARIKMRLDLATRHKIAHNLLHACTVVSLDVQVVAQAMAVEATYQVSYWDALVISAALAAGCDTLYSEDMQNGQVFENCLTVRNPFVRRSG, from the coding sequence ATGACCGCGGTATTCGTTGACACCAATATCGTCGTTTACGCCTACGCCAACGATCCTCTGAAGTCTTCGGTGGCCGAGGCCATCGTTAGCGCGACCCCGGTGCTGAGCACCCAGGTTATCAACGAGTTCCTGAACGTGGCTCGAATCAAGATGCGCCTTGATCTGGCTACTCGCCACAAGATTGCTCACAATCTGCTGCACGCTTGCACTGTCGTATCCCTGGATGTGCAAGTCGTCGCGCAAGCCATGGCGGTCGAGGCGACCTATCAGGTTTCCTACTGGGATGCCTTGGTGATTTCTGCCGCGCTTGCCGCCGGATGTGACACGCTTTATTCGGAGGACATGCAGAACGGTCAAGTTTTCGAGAATTGCTTGACCGTGAGGAATCCGTTCGTTAGGAGGTCGGGTTAG
- a CDS encoding DEAD/DEAH box helicase, protein MALELAVSPDGHFYLETVACEFDLPDAAVARRIRKSFAAGGAAGLLDLGAIELASSLPPSLAYGRGLAHFFMARLCAIPDLESQWARAELPAPRDDLARLAAAAPPLTGAEYLDLERLEVLWADLRTVAREKIAAAGGSPHTWLKEAHPSWNLVGRVCFHLAENKNDERAPFAFLATYAARLSRQATVQHRPLAGALQEYAGAGERNALLGLLLPIQKAAEHSPWLKSLVDSGAIFHPLAWTPAEAYRFLQDVPAFEASGVVVRIPDWWRPRLPPRPQIDIRLGHQVAGLGLAAMMDFRVDLTLDGEALSDEEWQQVLAPGEGLMRLKGRWVEVDREKLQSVLEHWQEVRRSAGEGISFLQGMRLLAGATLDGDAADDLPAGTAEWSKVIPGEWMRGVLEGLRGTQAGADPGPELKAQLRPYQQAGVHWLWWLNRLGLGGCLADDMGLGKTVQVLGLLLLLKREGDPGPHLLVLPASLIANWQAEIERFAPTLRTLIAHASALPAGALATLSAAQFGGEGGVDLVITSYGTLARTNWMAEVCWSLVVLDEAQAIKNPGTRQTRAVKRLPSRVRLALTGTPVENRLGDLWSLFDFICPGLLGSAQAFSRFARRLAEDEQAGYAPLRKLVQPYILRRLKSDRQIIADLPDKTELKAYCPLTQVQAALYQESVATLVQQIETLDGIQRRGVVLAFLMRFKQICNHPSQWLGDGAYLPGDSGKFSRLRELAEAIAARQEKVLVFTQFQEMTGPLAGFLREIFGRPGLVLHGGTPVKARQSLVEAFQREFGPPFFVLSLKAGGTGLNLTAAAHVIHFDRWWNPAVENQATDRAYRIGQKKNVLVHKFICRGTVEEKIDALIETKLGLSNEIVEGGAETLLTEMSSDDLLRLVSLDLERAIDEI, encoded by the coding sequence ATGGCTCTTGAACTGGCGGTATCGCCGGACGGCCATTTCTATCTCGAGACCGTAGCGTGCGAGTTCGACCTGCCGGATGCCGCCGTCGCCCGGCGTATCCGCAAAAGCTTCGCAGCGGGTGGTGCGGCCGGTCTGCTCGATCTGGGGGCGATCGAACTCGCCAGTTCCTTACCCCCTTCGCTCGCCTACGGGCGCGGCCTGGCCCATTTCTTCATGGCACGGCTATGTGCGATTCCCGACCTCGAGAGCCAGTGGGCGAGAGCCGAGTTGCCCGCCCCTCGCGACGATCTGGCGCGCCTGGCAGCGGCGGCGCCACCGCTCACCGGCGCCGAATACCTTGATCTCGAGCGGCTGGAAGTGCTATGGGCGGATCTGCGAACCGTCGCGCGGGAAAAAATTGCCGCTGCCGGTGGCAGTCCGCACACCTGGTTGAAGGAGGCGCACCCGAGCTGGAACCTGGTGGGCCGGGTGTGTTTTCATCTGGCCGAGAACAAGAATGACGAGCGCGCACCGTTCGCTTTCCTCGCCACCTATGCCGCGCGCTTGTCCCGGCAGGCCACAGTGCAGCATCGGCCGCTCGCTGGTGCGCTGCAGGAATACGCCGGCGCCGGCGAGCGCAACGCCCTGCTCGGGTTGCTGCTGCCGATCCAGAAGGCTGCCGAGCACAGCCCATGGCTCAAGTCGCTGGTCGATTCGGGCGCCATTTTTCATCCGCTGGCCTGGACTCCGGCCGAAGCTTACCGCTTCCTGCAGGATGTTCCGGCCTTCGAGGCCAGCGGCGTGGTGGTGCGCATCCCGGACTGGTGGCGGCCGCGCCTGCCGCCGCGCCCGCAGATCGACATCCGTCTGGGTCACCAGGTCGCCGGGCTGGGCCTCGCTGCGATGATGGACTTCCGGGTCGATCTGACGCTCGACGGCGAAGCCCTCTCGGACGAGGAATGGCAGCAGGTGCTGGCCCCCGGTGAAGGGCTGATGCGCCTGAAGGGCCGCTGGGTGGAAGTCGATCGCGAGAAGTTGCAGTCGGTGCTCGAACACTGGCAGGAGGTGCGGCGATCGGCGGGCGAGGGCATTTCCTTCCTCCAGGGCATGCGCTTGCTGGCTGGCGCCACCCTCGACGGTGACGCGGCGGACGACTTGCCCGCGGGCACCGCCGAGTGGTCGAAAGTGATCCCCGGCGAATGGATGAGGGGCGTTCTGGAGGGGCTGCGCGGCACACAAGCGGGGGCTGACCCCGGCCCCGAGCTGAAGGCGCAATTGCGTCCCTACCAGCAGGCTGGCGTGCATTGGCTGTGGTGGCTCAATCGCCTCGGGCTCGGCGGCTGTCTGGCGGATGACATGGGGCTTGGCAAGACGGTGCAGGTGCTCGGCCTGCTGCTGCTCCTGAAGCGCGAAGGCGATCCGGGACCGCATCTGCTGGTGCTGCCCGCTTCGCTGATCGCCAACTGGCAAGCCGAGATCGAACGCTTTGCGCCGACCCTGCGGACGCTCATCGCGCACGCTTCAGCGTTGCCCGCCGGCGCACTGGCGACACTATCCGCCGCGCAGTTCGGCGGCGAAGGTGGCGTCGACCTGGTCATCACCAGCTACGGGACGCTGGCACGCACCAACTGGATGGCCGAAGTCTGCTGGTCGCTGGTCGTGCTCGACGAGGCACAGGCGATCAAGAATCCGGGCACGCGGCAGACCCGGGCGGTCAAACGGCTGCCCAGCCGCGTGCGCCTGGCGCTCACCGGCACGCCGGTGGAGAACCGGCTCGGTGACCTGTGGTCGCTGTTCGATTTCATCTGTCCGGGACTGCTCGGCTCAGCGCAGGCGTTCAGCCGATTCGCGCGCCGCCTCGCAGAAGACGAGCAGGCCGGTTACGCGCCACTGCGCAAGCTTGTGCAGCCCTACATCCTGCGACGTCTGAAGAGCGACCGGCAGATCATCGCTGATCTGCCCGACAAGACCGAACTCAAGGCCTATTGCCCGCTGACCCAGGTGCAGGCCGCCCTCTACCAGGAGTCGGTGGCGACGCTGGTGCAGCAGATCGAAACACTCGACGGCATCCAGCGACGCGGCGTGGTGCTCGCCTTCCTGATGCGCTTCAAGCAGATCTGCAACCACCCCTCGCAATGGCTCGGTGACGGCGCCTACTTGCCCGGCGACAGCGGCAAGTTCTCGCGCCTGCGTGAATTGGCCGAAGCCATCGCGGCGCGCCAGGAGAAAGTCCTGGTGTTCACCCAGTTCCAGGAGATGACCGGGCCGCTGGCAGGATTCCTGCGGGAGATCTTTGGCCGACCAGGCCTGGTGCTGCATGGCGGAACGCCGGTGAAGGCGCGCCAGTCGCTGGTCGAAGCCTTCCAGCGTGAGTTTGGTCCGCCGTTCTTCGTCCTCTCGCTGAAGGCGGGTGGCACGGGTCTCAACCTCACTGCCGCCGCGCATGTCATTCATTTCGACCGTTGGTGGAACCCGGCGGTGGAAAATCAGGCGACCGACCGCGCCTACCGCATCGGGCAGAAGAAGAATGTCCTGGTGCACAAATTCATCTGCCGTGGTACGGTGGAAGAGAAGATCGATGCCCTGATCGAAACAAAACTGGGGCTGTCGAACGAGATCGTCGAGGGCGGCGCCGAAACGCTGCTGACCGAAATGAGCAGCGACGACCTGTTGCGGCTGGTGTCGCTCGACCTGGAGAGAGCCATCGACGAGATTTGA
- a CDS encoding SWIM zinc finger family protein translates to MGRYSNGGWAPYVPVAERRRQAARKTKQLSNQGHLCQPVTIQGRTIARSFWAKAWCDNLEAYSDYENRLPRGRTYVRNGSVVDLRIAPGRVSALVSGSEIYTVEITVRPLEAALWQAIIKECAGQIGSLVELLQGRLSDAVMAVVTRAGSGLFPTPKQIAFDCSCPDGAYLCKHVAATLYGVGARLDQQPELLFLLRHMDPQELILQAGSVPVAPSGLEQGQRLDSPDLGSLFGIELDEAPLSGELSSAHESAAPGTEETAARPSIRTCAPAKPDSRPSVLKAPTVPASKKPAMETVTMSRNSVKRVTARQLTARGIPHYMLQNWLTAGVLERTSVRGEYQTTAQTEERIARYLNRSK, encoded by the coding sequence ATGGGACGTTATTCGAATGGCGGCTGGGCACCCTATGTCCCGGTTGCCGAACGGCGGCGCCAAGCCGCCCGAAAAACCAAACAGTTGAGCAATCAGGGTCACCTCTGCCAGCCCGTCACGATCCAGGGCCGCACGATTGCGCGCAGCTTCTGGGCCAAAGCCTGGTGCGACAACCTGGAGGCCTATAGTGACTACGAGAACCGCCTGCCGCGCGGACGTACCTATGTGCGCAACGGCTCGGTGGTCGATCTGAGGATCGCGCCGGGCAGGGTCAGCGCGCTGGTCTCGGGCTCCGAGATCTATACCGTCGAAATCACGGTGCGGCCGCTGGAAGCGGCGCTCTGGCAGGCGATCATCAAGGAATGCGCCGGCCAGATCGGCTCGCTGGTGGAACTGCTGCAGGGCAGGCTCTCGGACGCCGTGATGGCGGTTGTCACCCGCGCTGGCAGCGGGCTGTTTCCCACACCGAAGCAGATTGCCTTCGACTGTTCCTGTCCGGACGGTGCTTACCTGTGCAAGCACGTCGCCGCCACACTCTACGGGGTCGGCGCTCGCCTCGATCAGCAACCGGAGTTGCTTTTTCTGCTGCGCCACATGGACCCGCAGGAACTGATCCTGCAGGCGGGTAGCGTGCCGGTGGCGCCGTCCGGACTGGAGCAGGGACAGCGGCTCGATAGCCCGGATCTCGGAAGCCTGTTCGGCATCGAACTGGACGAGGCGCCGCTGTCGGGTGAACTCTCCTCGGCACACGAATCGGCCGCACCAGGAACGGAAGAGACCGCTGCCAGGCCCAGCATTCGAACCTGCGCGCCGGCGAAGCCCGATTCGCGGCCGTCCGTCCTGAAGGCTCCGACTGTGCCAGCCAGCAAGAAGCCCGCCATGGAGACCGTGACGATGTCACGCAACAGCGTCAAACGGGTCACTGCGCGTCAGTTGACCGCGCGTGGCATCCCACACTACATGCTGCAGAACTGGCTGACTGCTGGCGTGCTGGAGCGCACCTCGGTGCGCGGCGAGTACCAGACCACGGCGCAGACGGAAGAGCGTATCGCGCGTTACCTCAATCGCTCGAAGTGA